Proteins found in one Penaeus vannamei isolate JL-2024 chromosome 29, ASM4276789v1, whole genome shotgun sequence genomic segment:
- the LOC138867294 gene encoding uncharacterized protein PF3D7_1120000-like, translating into MVDNVHEGQKEEDNALREEEGRIEEEEGRREEEEGQKEEEEGQKEEDARNGEERREVANAAFCKVAFAMEKALESLVLVLGVVRHLVFLIPKVTIEPEKETQEVAQELEKETQEEVTLEPEKETQEVTLVPEKETQEGAHELENEIREVAHELENEIREVAQELEKEIQEFAQELEKEIQEFAQELENEIREFALEPEKETRGVALEPEKETQEPEKETQEVAQEPEKETQQVAKEPDNSS; encoded by the exons ATGGTGGACAATGTACACgagggacaaaaagaagaagataacgcccttagagaagaggaaggccgaattgaagaagaggaaggccgaagagaagaagaggaaggccaaaaagaagaagaggagggccagAAAGAGGAAGATGCTCGAAACGGAGAGGAG CGGCGGGAGGTTGCCAACGCAGCTTTTTGCAAGGTGGCTTTTGCAATGGAGAAGGCGCTCGAGAGTCTGGTGCTAGTTTTAGGTGTAGTTCGGCAccttgt GTTTTTGATACCCAAAGTCAccattgagcccgagaaggagacccaggaagtcgcccaggagctcgagaaggagacccaggaa gaagtcacccttgagcccgagaaggagacccaggaagtcacccttgtgcccgagaaggagacccaggaaggcgcCCATGAGCTCGAGAATGAGATCCGGGAAGTCGCCCATGAGCTCGAGAATGAGAtccgggaagtcgcccaggagctcgagaaggagatccaggaattcgcccaggagctcgagaaggagatccaggaattcgcccaggagctcgagaatgAGATCCGGGAATTCGCccttgagcctgagaaggagacccggggagtcgcccttgagcctgagaaggagacccaggaa cccgagaaggagacccaggaagtcgcccaggagcccgagaaggagacccagcaagTCGCCAAGGAGCCCGATAACTCATCGTAG